Genomic DNA from Cloeon dipterum chromosome 3, ieCloDipt1.1, whole genome shotgun sequence:
CGATTTGGTGTCTGATGTGTCAGGCTGAACGGAAATTGATCCAACAGCCATTGTTATACACTTGGTGTAAAACAGAAAGGCGTCAAACACATATCGACTTCCTGCACGTGTCAATTTTCCACTCTTCTCGttacagataaaattttaacaagctAGGTGTAAATTggagctttttaaataaaattaattgggaaaaaaattcatttttaataaaaacccaaatgaaacatattattttttagacatctgttatcaaacttcacattaCGCATGGATTCAGAACAAGACGTCCGTTGATTTTGTGtatattttccatattttatcGCCTTTATTTGAGTTGCCAAGATttagagaatttaaaataattgaaaaatccatACTTGCTCTTGCTAGACGAGTCAGCCGCGCAATTTTCAGGCAGCAGCTGGCTCATTTTCCACCATCGGAGCGAAAACTGACAAATTGGATTCCGCACGTAAAGGAAACGCATCAAACGCTGATTGAGAGCGGCTAGATATGCACCAATTTGACGTCGGTTGCCATGTTCACgtaagcaattaaaatttagcaagaTATTATGCGCTTTTGATATTCATCAtcaccaaaaaaataattttctttactcAAATCCAtcgctttttatttgagaagaaaaatggtgATCCCTTTAAGCCAATTAATTATAAgcagtcatttttaattattaaatcaaaatcacaaaGAGTAGataagaaagtaaaaaataggtaaatttattgaactttATTATTGCTATGTACATAATATGTTctgtttttaacaaacaaatgcAATACAATAGATCGATTTGAGCACGTTTCCGAGGCCAAGGACAAGCATGAGTAACGCTAATTGACATTCACGTTTAGCAGTGACGTGACTGTGATAAATACGGACGCCTGCCAGAGCTGTGAAGCAACCAGCTTGACCAGTCGCCTCTCCAGGTTGTATACCAGCTGATAGTAACAATTTCATATCAAGTTTTTGTTAgggattttagtttttattggaacaaatttgaaatttaaattgatattaaaaaaaaatcaggctaTCAAAATCCACTAATAGGTTAAGAAGGTGAGAAGATAAAGTAATCAAATCTTAATATGACATtacttttattgttaatatccgctaaattttatttttgcacccGCATTAgattaataaacaaatctCGCAGGTCCACGATTTCACAATTCGCAAAGAATCCAGGTCATGGTGGAATTGGACCGGGCGTACGTGAAGGCCAAGTTTCCGATGCTCATGGCAATGGTGTCGTAATTGGGCCCTGGCAGCGTCGGGTTGGCCGAGGTGAAGTTCTTGAGCAAGTGGGACGAGTTGGCCGTGCACCACCTCGGATTGCTCGGGTTGCCGTCTATGGTGGCCGCCACCCACGTCCATATGTTATCTGCACTCTTTAAAGTTACTAAATATCCGTATTTTGTCTCTGTGAACTCAACTGAATCGCGCTCGGGCGCAAGAGGATTCGCTTTCGTTCGCAAAAGACGCCATTTTCATTCCCCATTGGCAGCACTTCATGTACGCTTCGGCCAGGGTAACCTTTGCAAAtcgtaatttgtttttttcagaTCGTgatcttttttatattgaaagaGGGTGTTTGCTGGAAATTGTGCCTGTAAAATTATAAGTCCAATATTTCTCGGAAATTTCCACTGTTTGTCCCTGCCTTCGTAGAATTTTCAGCTAGAAAAGAAAAGCTGATGCAACATATTTCCACGGCACGAAGTGTGTTTAGTCATTATATAACTGTCTAACAGGTAAACTTACGGTAATTTCCGAGTGGACGTACTTCTTGTTGCACACAATAATCGCCCAGCCATAAGTGAGCGCAATCCCGAACTGAGCGAAagctgaacaaaaatttgttgtttacTGAAACGGTTTGTATTTGAAACTCACTgttgaagtttttaatttcgttctGTTGActaatctgaaaattaaaatcaaacaataaaatggattttttgtttggaagGATTTTGTATACATTCACGTTGCAGTTGACTGTTGGACACACTGCTGgtttctgtaaaatatttttgttatctAAATTAAATGGGAACAGGTGtagagtgaaaatatttaaaagtacaGTGGTTGTTGTAGTTGTCGTGGTCGATGTTGTAGTACTTGTAGTTGTAGTCGGGGTTGTTGTGGTTGAAGTTGTGGTcgtggttgttgttgtagtTGGGATTGTAGTTGTAGAcgtggttgttgttgtagtCGGAGTTGTTGTTGTAGAcgtggttgttgttgtagtCGGAGTTGTTGTTGTAGACGTGGTTGTTGTGGTTGAAGTTGTGGTcgtggttgttgttgtagtCGGGGTTGTTGTTGTAGTCGGGGTTGTTGTTGTAGACGTGGTTGTTGTGGTTGAAGTTGAGCTGGAAGACGTCGTGGGCTCCAAGCTGGTTTCTGTAGCCGCAGTTGTTGTCTCTGCATTTAGTTCCAaaagatttgaaaatgatttcaaaaatcaatgaaGTATTTCAACGTatattgcttaaaattaaaatttggaagagtctactttgaatatttcacaaaCCCTGTGAGTCAGTGGTGGAGTCTGGAACAGTCGTGTCTTCAGGGTCTGCTTTAACCGTCGGGGGCCGTTGTGACCCTTTCAGGGTGGTCAGCAGAGTCGTGCTGTTTGCCGGAAAGATTGCAGTCGTGTTGGTATTTGCACATCTTTCGTTGCCGCAACATCTGATGATGATCTGCCTCCGCTTCAACTTCTCCACGAtaaaaatctgtaaatttcctattttttggATTGATAGTttgtgattttgaaataatttattttcttacgtCCTGATATTTTTACGGCATTTCCCGAGACTAAAAGCCTTCTCTCTTGGATCGAATTGCCCtatggaaacaaaattttaaattgaatctaGGTCCAGTTAGCTATTGTCAAACCTTTTGCGTGGAGCTGAGCACCAACTGGGGCAGCGAATAATGGACGAGCAGCGCGAAAGACAAGTATTTCGAGAGACGCGGACTGAAGCAAAAGAGTAAAAGCAGCATCTCACCAAACCCATTCGCTATAGTTTCAAAAAATCTACGCTTGTTCACAGTCCATTTCGATTTGGCATATGATGTGCCAGTTTAACCGGAAATTCATCCAGCAGCCGCTTGATGTAAAACAGAAACAGAAATGCGTGTCAAACACATAATATATGGACTTCCTGCGCACGCGTCAATTTTCCACTCTTCtcgttttatataaaattgaacatGCTGGATGTGaattgaatcattttaaataagcttaaaaataatttaatgtttaaaataattcattattaacTAACAAACAAAcggaaatttaacaatttaattcataacTTTGCAGACATCGTATatcatattacattttacgCACAGAGTAAAAAACAAGACGTTCGTCGATTTGACGTACGAAAGGGTGCCAGCGTTGAGGTTCATAGAAATGGAATCGTACCCTCTTGTCGTTTCTGATTGCTGCAGCACCTGGCAATGATCTGCCTCCGATTGGTTATCTCCGCTGCCTAAACATGCCTACTCTCTAATTTACTTCAAGTCATGACCGTGCGTCCCTCAATCGGATTTTTGCGCTAacgtttttattaatgatttgGCCGCGCGTATATCGTAAAGGTTTATATAAGGCTAGAGAATTGAAGAAGCATGGAAACTATAATGAtgcaaataacaatttaatatgGGGAAAGCATGAGTAATATGACTTCCAAAAATATGCTTGATCTTAAATATTCAATCAGACTAATTCGagtatcatattttttgtgttttccatatttttctgCCCTTCCATTTGAGCTGCCATGATTTacagaattgaaaatatattatgaataTCTAAAAACTTTTGGTTAGCCAGAACTGAATAGCAAagcgataaaataattattaacgcAGAAAACTAAACACCCAAAAAATACGGGCAGATGCTCAACAATAtctgaaatgaattaaattaaatttaatacttgaGTCTCGGTACAGGTACAGCACACTTAAAAAAGAGGCTTCGGCCTTGGCTAAACTAGTTCTATACGTCCCTAAATTAGCTCTCCAAGTTgtcatttttaccatttttatgagtccatttaataaaacattaaaaataatttaaaaaaattcatacttGCTCTCGCTAGACGTCTCAGCCGATCAATCTCGAAGAGGCAGCTGGCTCATTTTCCACCTTGCAGCGAAGCCATCCGGGCGGAAACTGACAAATTGAGATCCCCACGTGCATGAAACGCAGCAaacgctgattgtgagcgacTAGATGTTCACCAAAAGTTGACGTCGGTCGACGCCTACCAGAGCTGAGAAGCAACCAGCATGACCACCCGCCTCTCCAGGTTGTATACCAGCTGCTAGTTAACGAGctcgaaagaaaaaaaatttatttcattcctctatttttttcttgtgatttaaaaaatcaaacaaaatattcttatatCATGGgagattttattgaataatttatttttcttccaatgTATCTAACTCAAATCAAGTTTTTGTTAGGGATTTTAGTATTcatcaacaaatttgaaatttaaatagatattaaaaaaattcaggctATCATCATCCACTAATAGGTTAAGAAGGTGAGAAGATATAGTAATCAAATCTTAATCTGACATTactcttatttttaatatctaaaaactttttttcatTAACTTTGATTTATAAGCAAATATCAGGTCCACGATTTCACTCTTCGCAGAGAATCCAGGTCATGGTAGAATTGGACCGGGCGTACGTGAATGCCAAGTTGCCGATGCCCATGGCAATGGTGTCGTAATCGGGCCCTGGCAGCGTCGGGTTGGCCGAGGTGAAGTTCTTGAGCAAGTGGGACGAGTTGGCCGTGCACCACCTCGGGTTGCTCGGGTTGCCGTCTATGCTGGCCGCCACCCAAGACCACTCGTTATCTGCACTCTTTAAAGTTACTAAATATCCGTATTTTGTCTCTGTGAACTCAACTGAATGGCGTTCGGACGCAAGAGGATTCGCTTTCGTTTGCAAAAGACGCCAGTTTCATTCCCCATTGGCAGCACTTCAGGTACGCGTCGGCCAGGGTTACCTGATCCAAAtcgtaatttgtttttcagatCGTGATTTTGATCCGAAACTGGGAAAcccttttttatattaaaagagGTCGTTTGCTGGAAAATATGCCTGTAAAATTATAGGTCCAATATATTTCTCGGAAATTCCCACTGTTTGTCCCTGCCTTAGTGGAATTTTCAGCTAGAAAAGAAAAGCTGCAACATATATTTCCACGGCACCAAgtgtttttaatcattatatAACCGGCTAAAAGGTAAACTTACGGTAATTTCTGAGTGGACGTACTTCTTGTTGCACGCCATAATCACCCAGCCAACAGAGAGCAGAACCCCGTACGGATTGACagctgaacaaaaatttataatcagcTGAAACTGTTTGTATCTGAAACTCACCCGTGAAGTTTTTTACTTCGTTCTGTTTACtgatctgaaaattaaaatcaaaccatgaaatggattttttatttggaatgattttttatacaTCCACGGTGCAGTTAATTGTTGGACACACTGCCGGTCtctgtaaaatgaaatttatttgttgtctAAATCAAATGGGAACAGGTGTagagtgaaaataattgaaaataccaTGGTTGTTGTGGTTGTCGTGGTTGTAGGTGTAGTGGTTGTAGTTGTAGACGTGGTTGTTGTGGTTGAAGTTGTAGTcgtggttgttgttgtagtCGGGGTTGTTGTGGTTGAAGTTGTGGTcgtggttgttgttgtagtCGGGGTTGTTGTTGTAGACGTGGTTGTTGTGGTTGAAGTTGAGCTGGAAGACGTCGTGGGCGCCGAGCTGGTTTCCGTAGCCGCGGTTGTTGTCTCTGcatttagtttcaaaagttttgaaaatgaggttaaaaattcaaagaagtATTTCGACATATATTGCGCAGTCAAAATTTGGAAGAGTCTACTTTGAACATTTCACAAACCCTGTATTTCAGTGGTGGAGTCTGGAACAGTCGTGTCTTCAGGGGCTTCTGTAACCATTGAGGGCCGTTGTGACTCTTTCAGTGTGGTCCGCAGAGTCGTGCTGTTTTCCGTTGTCTTGTGGGTAATCGCACATCTTTTGCTGCCGCAACACCTGATGATGATCTGCCTCCGCTTCAACTTCCCCTTGATCAAAATCTGTACGTGTCCTACTTTTTATTCGATTATTTGCCCCCTCGTGAGTTTGAagcattatattttcttaCCCCCTGATACTTTTACGGCATTTCCCGAGATGGAGAGCCTTCTCTCTTGGATCGCATTGCCCTGttgaaacgaaattttaaattaaatctaggTCGAGTTCATATTGTCAAACCTTTTGCATGGTGCTGACCACCAACTGGGACAGCGAATAAAGGACGAGCAGCGCGAAAGACAAGTATTTCGAGAGTCGCGGACTGAagcaaaagggaaaaagcaGCATCTCGCCAAACCCATTCGCTATAGTTTCAAAAAATCTAAGCTTATTCACAGTCCACTTCGATGGCAACTGATGAGCCAGTTTAACCGGAAATTCATCCAACAACCACCGTGATACACAACAGAAAAGCGTCAATCACATGGGCTTCCTGCACACGTCGTGTCAATTTCCCACTCTTAATCTCGATAATATTAAGTTTAACAAAAGCTAGAGGTGAATTGGagcttttttttttaaaaaaaaaccttcaaaataatttaaagtttaaaataattcatttttgataaACACATTGAcggaacatttaaatttttttgcagacaTCATATTTCACTTTTCGCTCAGAGTCCAGAACAAGACGTCCGTCGATTTGGCGTAGAAAAAGGGGTGCCAGAGTTGAGGTTCATGTAAATGTCTCGTACCTTTCCGACGTTTCTGATTGCTGTAGGACTTGGCGATGATCTGCCTCCGATTGGTTATCTCCGCTGCCTAAGAAACTTTTCTCCCTAATTATACTTCAAGTCATGAACGTGCGTCCCtcaatcagatttttttgaGTAATGGTTTGGCCGCGAATATCATATAACTTTTAAGTCTATATAAGGCTAGAGAATTGAAGAACAATCGCAAAATATATTGATGTAAACATTTAAATCTTGGGAAGCGTGAGAAAGACCGTGAGTAATGCTTTACAAATAATGTACTTGATGTAATTATTTAAGCAGACTAattcaaacagcaaaaatttactatgcattttgaattttttcctcccTTCTATTTGAGTCACCAAGATttacagaatttaaaattatcaatgaattatttaaaaacctgTTAtccgaataaaaaaataattaacgcAGATAACCAAACCCGATAAGAATACGGGCAGATGCTCAGCAAAACAATCAACAATAATTGTCTgaagagaatttaatttaatttaaaactataagAGTCCCAGCAGGTATAACAAACTTAAAAAGAGGCTTCGGAACAGTTTAAACTAGTTTGTCAACATCGATCTGGAGGTATAGTAGTGCTTACTCTGATGGAAATTGATCCATCATGCCTGCTGTATGTATTACGAATACAGAGCTTTGTGTCGCATATATAACCATACAAACAGCTATAGTGACGCAGAAACTTGACATTTGTAGTAAAATCCTGTTcaagtgtttatttttttgtcatacTCCCTTtgtctatttattttaggacaaattttgtgattacacaatatttttagataattgtgcctaaactttatttcaattttgaataaataaaaaaatttatttcaattttcaaaagtaaaaaatatgataagcTTCACAATCAGCTGAGCAAGTTGATGTTTTtaccttattttttattaatccaaCTTAGATAATAACACAAAAATCCATACTTGCTCTTGCTAGACGTCTCAGTCGAGCCATTttgaggcggcggctggctcaTTCTCATCGGCTTAAGTCGAAATTCATCCCAGCGGCGGCTGAGAATTTTTGCTGGCAGctcacaatattttaaacatgatGTTTGATAGTGCGGTCAGCCGGTCACTAATATATTTCTCCGGAATTAATCGTTTTTTTAAACCACAGCTCAGACAAATTCACGGTGGCTGacgtttgaaaaaattcattcaaatttagcAGATTCAAATTATAATCAGAACCTTTAAAAACGCTTGATTATAAATACAAGTAACGGGAAAATGggttattttgcaataaataaaatgattcaGGTCGTCCAATTCTCGTTTGCTTCTGTAacgctaattatttttttcggtaAGTATATATTGAGCCTTTTTACACGGTTTCTTCgctaattttgataatttacaCAACGCACAGAGTCCAAGAAAAGACGTCCGTCGTTTTTGCGTATGAAAGGGTGCCGGTACTGATATCCATACTGATAGCGTCGTATCCGGGACCAGGCAGGGTCGGATTGGCCGCCGTGAAGTCCTTCAAGTAGAAAGATGAGTTCTCAGTGCACCAGCGCGGATTTACAATGCTGCCGGTGATGCTGGCCGCCACCCAGGTCGGTCCAGAGcctattgaaattttatcacaattCGCACGAATTCACTATTTCAGGTCAATTTAGTTTACTGAAGTGGTTTTTCAGGCAATCAACTTGACTTTGGTCGGTGAACGAGGCCAGCTTCATACCGTACTGGCAGCAGTTTGAGTAAGCAGTGGCTAAATTCGCCTGTGAACTCATCAAGTCagtttttgaaatcaaataatttttacaaaattttactgcGATATCGCTGTGAACGTATTTCTTGTTGCAAAGGATAATCGCGTAGCCAGATGTCAGCTTGACCCCGTTTGAAGAGACGGCTgcgaattaattacaattttataatgAGTATGTCCAAATCATTTTGATGTTCGGCATACTGTTGAAAGTGTTAACTTCATTCCACAAGGCTTGCTgaaatgttaataattttaattaatagaatATGGAAGGCGGAGAGGCCATTTTTACATCTACGGTGCAGCTGACGGCTGGGCACGACGCCTGATCagacagaaaagaaaatagttgcaaagatttaaaattgtattttgtgGCTTAAAACTCACAGTGGTTGTCGTTGGAGTGGTTGTAGTTGTAGTTACGGTTGTTGTAGTTGATACCGTCGTGGAAGTTGAGGTCGAAGTTGATGTGGATGTTGAAGTTGGTCTTGTAGTTGTAGTTGAAGTTGTAGTTGTGGTTGAAGTTGTAGTTGTGGTTGAAGTTGATGTTGACGTAGAAGTTGAGGTCGACGTTGATGTAGAAGTTGACGTTGAGGTCGACGTTGATGTTGACGTAGAAGTTGATGTTGAAGTCGACGTTGATGTTGATGTGGCAGTTGGGGTTGAAGAAGTTGACGTTTCtgtgaaattgatttatgacttcttaataaatttcaaattattaagagatttaaaaaacgaaaaacattaatttatgacGTTTATCGATTTTTGGTGCAGCtagaacaatattttgcaaacCCAAAGAGCTTGTCTCCGCTTCGGTGGATGCCGAAGTACGCAGGGTAGTCAGCAGGACTACCGTGACTTTGCTCGCGGTCGTGACGCTCAGCGTCGCGTTTGAGACTTGGCATTTTGTGTTGCCGCAGCACTTAATGATGATTTGCCTTCGTTTGGGCTTTTCCAGAATCAGAGCTTGCCCATTGCCAAGCACTATGAACTTCGATCATTTATTGAGTCCTAATTAATTGTTGGTCACTTACACCCTGTCAGTTTGATGGCGTTTTGTGATTTCCGGCTCTCACGGGTTGCATTTTCCTATTGAACGATTTGAAAGTGATGCATGCTCacaaatatcaataaaatatttcttgaagaCCTGAGCAGTTAAATAATAGCAACCATCATTGTTCCTCGAGTCAAATTgtcaatttgatattaaatttattagaaatattAGCATgaaataatcagaaaaaaacaatttaatgctGATATTGTTGTATAATCATTTTTGATcatctaaatattattaaaattggtgTATTTTAACCTTTTGGACGGCGAGTA
This window encodes:
- the LOC135940451 gene encoding uncharacterized protein LOC135940451; its protein translation is MLLLLFCFSPRLSKYLSFALLVHYSLPQLVLSSTQKGNSIQERRLLVSGNAVKISGRNLQIFIVEKLKRRQIIIRCCGNERCANTNTTAIFPANSTTLLTTLKGSQRPPTVKADPEDTTVPDSTTDSQETTTAATETSLEPTTSSSSTSTTTTTSTTTTPTTTTTPTTTTTTTTTSTTTTTSTTTTPTTTTTTSTTTTPTTTTTTSTTTIPTTTTTTTTTSTTTTPTTTTSTTTSTTTTTTTTKPAVCPTVNCNVNISQQNEIKNFNTFAQFGIALTYGWAIIVCNKKYVHSEITVTLAEAYMKCCQWGMKMASFANESESSCARARFNNIWTWVAATIDGNPSNPRWCTANSSHLLKNFTSANPTLPGPNYDTIAMSIGNLAFTYARSNSTMTWILCEL